A window from Nycticebus coucang isolate mNycCou1 chromosome X, mNycCou1.pri, whole genome shotgun sequence encodes these proteins:
- the LOC128577082 gene encoding uncharacterized protein LOC128577082, translating to MSYHFAIEVVNPSVRTEKVLRPGHKCQHTVLPGGGRERAARPAWREESRGPAGGLPLERLSVGADLSEEQPADKHSTQGHCVRGGTLQRPSAASPEGRRSVPWRFRRGDARSSQTRWRCLCFSLQPGNLTLTPEFHDLFTTARFPTVPVSKSSNNSRSSRTSKSSNNLNVFQTILVFQKIHIFQTIHVFRTIHVFQEPPSLPLINVFQKEIQVFQSVSSRKKSSSSRKIYVFHQIQVFRRNLGLPDNLCLPTK from the exons ATGTCCTATCACTTTGCCATTGAGGTGGTTAATCCCTCTGTGCGGACTGA AAAAGTCCTGCGACCTGGTCATAAGTGCCAGCACACGGTCCTCCCAGGGGGTGGCAGGGAGCGGGCGGCCCGCCCAGCTTGGAGGGAGGAAAGCCGCGGGCCGGCAGGCGGACTGCCGCTGGAGAGGCTGTCGGTGGGGGCTGATCTCTCCGAAGAGCAGCCTGCTGATAAACACAGCACTCAAGGGCACTGCGTCAGGGGAGGCACACTGCAAAGACCAAGTGCAGCCTCCCCAGAGGGGAGGAGATCAGTGCCTTGGAGGTTCAGGAGGGGCGATGCTCGGAGCAGCCAGACCCG ATGGCGGTGTTTGTGTTTCTCACTTCAGCCTGGGAACCTGACCTTGACTCCTGAGTTCCATGATCTCTTCACAACTGCAA GGTTTCCAACGGTGCCAGTGTCAAAGTCTTCCAACAACTCCAGGTCTTCCAGAACCTCCAAGTCTTCCAACAACCTCAATGTCTTCCAGACAATCCTGGTCTTCCAGAAAATCCACATCTTCCAGACAATCCATGTCTTCCGGACAATCCATGTCTTCCAAGAACCTCCAAGTCTTCCA TTAATCAACGTCTTCCAGAAAGAAATCCAGGTCTTCCAGTCAGTGTCTTCCAGAAAGAAATCCAGTTCTTCCAGAAAAATCTACGTCTTCCACCAGATCCAGGTCTTCCGAAGAAATCTTGGTCTTCCAGACAATCTGTGTCTTCCAACCAAATAA